A section of the Gloeobacter violaceus PCC 7421 genome encodes:
- a CDS encoding response regulator transcription factor, translating into MNNPILVVEDDETLAQVLRKTLESEGYTVTLARDGRAALELGREPGLQLIILDLMLPRMSGLEVCQRLRSENVVTPIIMLTARGLDTDKVFGLRLGADDYLSKPFNIDELLARIEAVLRRTHQSKPSQHVSVGDLEIDFQRLSVCKNRQKLDLSSREFQVLECLFRSAGQTVDREKIYQEVWGYDTAVTNRTIDFHIARLRSKLEDNPKEPRYILTVHGSGYRFVVPEV; encoded by the coding sequence ATGAACAACCCCATTTTGGTCGTTGAGGACGACGAGACCCTGGCGCAGGTGCTGCGCAAGACCCTCGAATCGGAAGGCTACACGGTGACGCTCGCCCGCGACGGCCGCGCTGCTTTGGAGTTGGGCCGCGAGCCGGGATTGCAGCTCATCATTCTCGACTTGATGCTGCCGCGCATGAGCGGGCTGGAAGTTTGCCAACGCCTGCGCTCCGAGAACGTCGTCACACCGATCATCATGCTGACTGCCCGCGGCCTGGATACCGACAAGGTCTTCGGCCTGCGGCTCGGGGCGGACGATTACCTCAGCAAACCTTTTAACATCGATGAATTGCTGGCCCGCATTGAGGCGGTCCTGCGCCGCACCCACCAGAGCAAACCTTCCCAACACGTGAGCGTAGGGGACCTGGAGATCGATTTTCAGCGCCTGAGCGTCTGCAAAAACCGCCAAAAGCTCGATCTCTCCTCGCGGGAATTCCAGGTGCTCGAGTGTCTGTTTCGCAGCGCCGGACAGACGGTGGACCGCGAAAAGATTTACCAGGAAGTCTGGGGCTACGACACCGCCGTCACCAACCGCACCATCGACTTTCACATCGCCCGGCTGCGCTCCAAGCTCGAAGACAACCCCAAAGAACCGCGCTATATCCTCACGGTGCATGGCTCCGGGTACCGGTTCGTGGTGCCGGAGGTGTGA
- the ftsH gene encoding ATP-dependent zinc metalloprotease FtsH codes for MGEQSGGERTNTPKSGRGWDYIAVLVLVLVAVNLLVLPAVLMSASGPSEPYSRFIEQLEQGKVARALVAGDRIEYELAGEKKRHRTVPLPTDPQLAGLLRRHKVEYTAAPSRGADWLPGVLGWLMLPLAVLGFWWLLGRGGAQGPQTLTMSRSRARIYAQGSTGVAFGDVAGVDEAKGELQEIVQFLKQPERYTRIGAKIPKGVLLVGPPGTGKTLLAKAVAGEAGVPFFSISGSEFVELFVGVGAARVRDLFEQAKQQAPCIIFIDELDAIGKSRVGSPMAGGNDEREQTLNQLLAEMDGFAPNTGVILLAATNRPESLDPALLRPGRFDRRVLVDRPDKTGRLAILQVHARPVKLAPDVDLVAMAGRTAGFAGADLANLINEAALLAARQGKAAVTMADLAEALERVVAGLEKRSRVLGDEERATVAHHESGHAIVARLVPCTGRVEKISIVPRGMAALGYTLQLPEEDRFLMSEPEMRGRLAVLMGGRAAEHIIFGELSTGAADDLQQATDLAQRMITLYGMGADLGPVAFEKPQSEFLGGTALRRPVSEAVAEQIDREVRAVLESAYAHALGLLRANGPLLEEMARLLLVQEVLEGPQLRALLERAVSLAQPRTALCAESAP; via the coding sequence ATGGGCGAACAATCCGGCGGCGAGCGGACGAACACCCCCAAATCCGGACGGGGCTGGGACTACATTGCCGTGCTGGTGCTGGTGCTGGTGGCGGTGAACCTGCTGGTGTTGCCCGCGGTGTTGATGTCCGCATCCGGCCCGAGCGAACCCTACAGCCGGTTTATCGAACAACTCGAGCAGGGCAAGGTTGCCCGCGCGCTGGTGGCGGGCGACCGCATCGAATACGAACTGGCGGGCGAGAAAAAACGCCACCGGACGGTGCCCCTGCCCACCGATCCGCAACTGGCCGGGCTTCTGCGCCGACACAAAGTCGAATATACGGCGGCGCCTTCCCGCGGTGCTGACTGGCTGCCGGGGGTGCTTGGGTGGTTGATGCTGCCTCTGGCGGTGTTGGGTTTCTGGTGGCTATTGGGCCGAGGTGGAGCGCAGGGGCCGCAGACACTCACGATGAGCCGTTCGCGGGCACGCATCTACGCCCAGGGTTCGACCGGAGTCGCCTTCGGCGATGTGGCCGGCGTCGACGAGGCCAAGGGCGAACTGCAGGAGATTGTCCAGTTTCTCAAGCAGCCCGAGCGCTACACCCGCATCGGTGCCAAGATTCCCAAGGGGGTGCTGTTGGTCGGTCCCCCCGGCACCGGCAAGACGCTGCTGGCCAAGGCCGTCGCCGGTGAGGCGGGGGTGCCGTTCTTTTCGATTTCGGGATCCGAATTTGTCGAACTGTTCGTCGGTGTCGGGGCGGCGCGGGTGCGCGACCTGTTCGAGCAGGCCAAGCAGCAGGCTCCGTGTATCATCTTCATCGACGAACTGGATGCCATCGGCAAGTCGCGGGTCGGCTCGCCCATGGCCGGGGGCAACGACGAGCGCGAGCAGACCCTCAACCAGCTATTGGCCGAGATGGACGGCTTTGCCCCCAACACCGGCGTTATCTTGCTGGCGGCCACCAACCGGCCGGAGAGCCTCGATCCGGCGTTGCTCAGGCCGGGGCGCTTCGATCGGCGGGTGCTGGTGGATCGGCCCGATAAAACCGGCCGCCTCGCCATTTTGCAGGTGCACGCCCGACCGGTGAAACTGGCCCCCGATGTCGATCTGGTGGCGATGGCGGGTCGGACCGCCGGATTTGCCGGGGCGGACCTGGCCAATTTGATCAACGAGGCGGCGTTGCTCGCGGCCCGCCAGGGCAAAGCGGCCGTGACCATGGCTGATCTGGCCGAGGCGCTCGAGCGGGTGGTGGCGGGCCTGGAGAAGCGCTCGCGCGTGCTGGGGGACGAGGAGCGCGCCACGGTCGCCCACCACGAGTCCGGACACGCGATCGTCGCCCGCCTGGTGCCCTGCACCGGCCGGGTCGAGAAAATCTCGATCGTCCCCCGGGGGATGGCTGCCCTCGGCTACACGCTGCAACTGCCGGAGGAGGATCGCTTCTTGATGAGCGAGCCCGAGATGCGCGGGCGGCTGGCGGTGCTGATGGGCGGCCGGGCGGCGGAGCATATTATCTTTGGCGAACTTTCGACCGGAGCCGCGGACGACTTGCAGCAGGCCACCGATCTGGCGCAGCGGATGATCACCCTCTACGGCATGGGTGCGGACCTCGGTCCGGTCGCCTTTGAAAAACCGCAGTCGGAATTTTTGGGCGGGACGGCGCTGCGGCGCCCTGTGAGCGAAGCGGTCGCCGAGCAAATCGATCGCGAAGTGCGCGCTGTGCTCGAAAGCGCCTACGCCCACGCCCTCGGCCTGTTGCGGGCCAACGGGCCGCTCTTGGAGGAGATGGCCCGGCTGTTGCTGGTGCAGGAGGTGCTCGAGGGCCCGCAGTTGCGCGCGCTGTTGGAGCGGGCGGTGTCGCTTGCGCAGCCGCGGACGGCACTGTGCGCGGAAAGTGCCCCTTAA
- a CDS encoding GNAT family N-acetyltransferase: MIRLRPYEPGDAPALVDLFRDTVRRINVRDYSPGQVAAWAPEDIDSRDWAGQLTDRFAVVAQIGEAVVGFTDFESDGHLDRFYVHADYQGRGVGGAMLAAVEAEARRLGLDRVFTEASITARPFFERRGFRVLQAQTVVRRGEELVNYRMEKRLGSIELSN, translated from the coding sequence ATGATCCGGCTGCGCCCCTACGAACCCGGCGACGCGCCTGCGCTCGTTGATTTATTTCGAGATACCGTTCGCCGCATCAACGTTCGGGATTACTCGCCCGGGCAAGTGGCGGCCTGGGCACCGGAGGACATCGACTCCCGGGACTGGGCTGGGCAGTTGACCGACCGCTTTGCCGTCGTGGCGCAGATTGGCGAAGCGGTCGTCGGATTCACCGATTTCGAGAGCGACGGCCACCTCGATCGCTTCTATGTCCACGCCGACTATCAGGGCCGGGGCGTGGGCGGGGCGATGCTTGCCGCCGTCGAGGCCGAGGCGAGGCGCCTTGGCCTCGACCGGGTGTTCACCGAGGCGAGCATCACGGCGCGGCCTTTTTTCGAGCGGCGCGGCTTTCGGGTGTTGCAGGCACAGACTGTTGTCCGGCGCGGGGAGGAACTGGTCAACTATCGGATGGAGAAGCGGCTCGGGTCTATCGAATTGTCGAACTGA
- a CDS encoding M2 family metallopeptidase has translation MVETVKRGASAVKRHFCLAGLLLSLGAHAVAAEPPPPRVATTKNIAEAQAFMQKAEGELAALGVQSNRASWVNATYITGDTEALAAEAQKNLAAATQRLAMAAKRFDNAPLPPELARKFKLLKLSLAAPPPGDPNAQVELTKITVGMESEYGRGTYCRPGADGKETCLQINELSRILATSRDPQELLDVWQGWHKIAVPLRPRYERFVQLANKGASELGFADTGAMWRSNYDMEPDAFAAEVERLWGQVQPLYVSLHAYVRTKLGEQYGTKLVPANRPIPAHLLGNMWAQEWGNIYPLVAPAGVVPSYDLTQLLKAKNVDERGMFGYGERFFTSLGFDSLPKTFWERSMLVKPKDREVVCHASAWEIDNPDDIRIKMCTEVTGEDFVTVHHELGHNFYQRAYKKQPPLFRNSANDGFHEAVGDTIALSVTPEYLVKVGLMGTIPGPEADTGILLRQALDKVAFLPFGLLIDQWRWKVYSGAVQPKDYNKAWWALRERYQGVSAPLPRSEADFDPGAKFHVPANTPYTRYFLARVLQFQFHRALCREAGYTGPLHRCSVYGNKAAGAKLALMLEAGQSRPWPEVLSAMTGERQMDATAMLDYFAPLKSWLDEQNKGVKVGWESAGSVSSTIR, from the coding sequence ATGGTCGAAACGGTCAAAAGAGGAGCATCTGCTGTGAAACGCCATTTCTGCCTGGCCGGGCTGTTGTTGAGCCTGGGTGCCCATGCCGTCGCCGCCGAGCCGCCTCCCCCGCGCGTGGCCACGACTAAAAATATTGCCGAGGCGCAAGCCTTCATGCAAAAAGCCGAGGGCGAATTGGCGGCGCTGGGGGTGCAGTCCAACCGGGCCAGTTGGGTCAACGCCACGTATATCACCGGGGACACCGAGGCATTGGCGGCGGAAGCCCAGAAAAATTTGGCCGCGGCCACCCAGCGGCTGGCCATGGCTGCGAAGCGTTTCGACAACGCGCCCCTGCCACCGGAACTGGCGCGCAAATTCAAACTGCTCAAGTTGAGCCTGGCGGCTCCGCCCCCGGGCGATCCCAATGCACAGGTCGAATTGACCAAGATCACCGTCGGTATGGAGAGCGAGTACGGCCGGGGCACCTACTGCCGGCCGGGGGCAGACGGCAAAGAAACTTGTCTGCAGATCAACGAGCTTTCGCGCATCCTCGCCACCAGCCGCGATCCGCAGGAACTGCTCGATGTTTGGCAGGGCTGGCACAAAATTGCCGTGCCCCTGCGGCCCCGCTACGAGCGCTTTGTGCAGTTGGCGAACAAGGGGGCGAGCGAACTGGGCTTTGCCGATACCGGGGCGATGTGGCGCTCCAACTACGACATGGAACCGGACGCCTTTGCCGCTGAAGTCGAGCGGCTCTGGGGGCAGGTCCAGCCTCTGTACGTCTCGCTGCACGCCTACGTGCGCACCAAGTTGGGCGAGCAGTACGGCACCAAACTGGTACCGGCGAATCGACCCATCCCCGCCCACCTGCTCGGCAACATGTGGGCACAGGAGTGGGGCAATATCTATCCGCTAGTCGCCCCGGCGGGGGTGGTTCCCAGTTACGACCTCACCCAGCTGCTCAAGGCCAAAAACGTCGATGAGCGAGGCATGTTCGGATACGGCGAGCGCTTTTTCACCTCGCTCGGATTTGATTCTCTGCCCAAAACTTTTTGGGAACGTTCGATGCTCGTCAAACCCAAAGATCGCGAGGTGGTCTGCCACGCGAGCGCCTGGGAAATCGACAATCCCGACGATATCCGCATCAAGATGTGCACCGAGGTGACGGGCGAGGATTTTGTCACTGTCCACCACGAACTGGGCCACAACTTCTACCAGCGCGCCTACAAAAAGCAGCCGCCGCTGTTTCGAAACAGCGCCAACGACGGCTTTCACGAGGCGGTGGGCGACACGATCGCCCTCTCGGTGACACCGGAGTACCTGGTCAAAGTCGGACTGATGGGCACCATCCCCGGTCCCGAAGCCGACACCGGCATCCTGCTGCGGCAGGCGCTCGACAAAGTTGCCTTTTTGCCCTTCGGGCTGCTCATCGACCAATGGCGCTGGAAAGTCTACTCGGGCGCCGTCCAGCCCAAAGACTACAACAAAGCCTGGTGGGCACTGCGCGAGCGCTACCAGGGCGTCTCGGCCCCCCTGCCGCGCTCGGAGGCCGACTTCGACCCCGGCGCCAAGTTCCACGTACCGGCCAACACCCCCTACACCCGCTATTTCCTGGCGCGGGTGCTGCAGTTCCAGTTCCACCGGGCGCTGTGCCGGGAAGCGGGTTATACCGGCCCCTTGCACCGCTGTTCGGTCTACGGCAACAAAGCGGCGGGGGCGAAGCTTGCGTTGATGCTCGAAGCCGGGCAGAGCCGTCCCTGGCCGGAGGTGCTCTCCGCGATGACCGGCGAGCGACAGATGGACGCGACCGCCATGCTCGACTACTTTGCACCCCTCAAATCCTGGCTCGACGAACAAAACAAAGGCGTCAAAGTCGGCTGGGAGAGCGCCGGATCGGTCAGTTCGACAATTCGATAG
- the psbA gene encoding photosystem II q(b) protein produces the protein MTATLERRSSQGLWDRFADWVTSTNNRFYVGWFGVLMIPTLLSATICFVVAFVAAPPVDMDGIREPISGSLLYGNNIITGAVIPSSNAIGLHFYPIWEAASMDEWLYNGGPYQLVVFHFLIGVFCYLGREWELSYRLGLRPWICIAYSAPVAAAAAVFLIYPIGQGSFSDGMPLGISGTFNFMFVFQAEHNILNHPFHMLGVAGVFGGSLFSAMHGSLVTSSLIRETSMEESQNYGYKFGQEEETYNIIAAHGYFGRLIFQYASFNNSRSLHFFLAAWPVIGIWFTALGISVMAFNLNGFNFNSSIVDSQGRAIYTWADIVNRANLGMEVMHERNAHNFPLDLAGTESAPVAVGNADLNG, from the coding sequence ATGACTGCAACACTCGAGCGTCGTTCTTCACAAGGGCTGTGGGACCGCTTCGCCGATTGGGTGACCTCCACCAACAACCGCTTCTACGTTGGTTGGTTCGGCGTCCTGATGATCCCCACCCTGCTTTCTGCGACGATTTGCTTCGTCGTCGCTTTTGTCGCCGCCCCGCCGGTGGACATGGACGGCATCCGCGAGCCGATTTCCGGTTCGCTGCTGTACGGCAACAACATCATCACCGGGGCGGTGATCCCGTCTTCCAACGCCATCGGCCTGCACTTCTACCCAATTTGGGAAGCGGCTTCGATGGACGAGTGGCTCTACAACGGCGGCCCCTACCAGCTGGTGGTCTTCCATTTTCTCATTGGGGTGTTTTGCTACCTGGGCCGCGAGTGGGAGCTCAGCTACCGTTTGGGCCTGCGTCCGTGGATCTGCATCGCCTACAGTGCTCCTGTGGCGGCGGCGGCGGCGGTCTTCTTGATTTACCCGATTGGCCAGGGCAGCTTCAGTGACGGTATGCCGTTGGGTATTTCGGGCACGTTCAACTTCATGTTTGTTTTTCAGGCGGAGCACAACATTCTGAACCATCCCTTCCACATGCTGGGGGTGGCGGGTGTGTTCGGCGGTTCGCTGTTCAGTGCGATGCACGGTTCGCTGGTGACTTCTTCATTGATTCGTGAGACGTCGATGGAAGAGTCCCAGAACTACGGATACAAGTTTGGCCAGGAAGAGGAGACGTACAACATCATTGCGGCGCATGGTTACTTTGGCCGTTTGATTTTCCAGTACGCCAGCTTCAACAACAGCCGCAGTTTGCACTTTTTCTTGGCAGCGTGGCCGGTGATTGGGATTTGGTTCACGGCGCTGGGCATCAGTGTGATGGCGTTCAACCTGAACGGCTTCAACTTCAACAGCAGCATCGTGGATTCTCAGGGTCGTGCGATATACACGTGGGCGGACATCGTCAACCGAGCGAATTTGGGAATGGAAGTGATGCACGAGCGCAATGCTCACAACTTCCCCTTGGATTTGGCTGGAACGGAGTCGGCTCCGGTGGCGGTGGGCAACGCCGACCTCAACGGCTAA
- a CDS encoding long-chain acyl-[acyl-carrier-protein] reductase, with product MFGLIGHLTNLSHAQRVARDLGYDEYASHDLEFWCMAPPQAVDEITITSVTGQVIHGQYVESCFLPEMLAQGRFKTAMRKILNAMALVQKRGIDITALGGFSSIIFENFSLDKLLNVRDITLDIQRFTTGNTHTAYILCQQVEQGAVRYGIDPAKATVAVVGATGDIGSAVCRWLTDRAGIHELLLVARDAERLDRLQQELGTGRILPVEEALPKADIVVWVASMNQGMAIDPAGLRTPCLLIDGGYPKNMAGTLQRPGIHILDGGMVEHSLDIDWQIMSFLNVPNPARQFFACFAESMLLEFEGLHFNFSWGRNHITVEKMAQIGSLSKKHGFRPLLEPSQRSGELVHG from the coding sequence ATGTTTGGCCTGATCGGACACTTGACCAATCTTTCCCATGCCCAGCGGGTCGCCCGCGACCTGGGCTACGACGAGTATGCAAGCCACGACCTCGAATTCTGGTGCATGGCCCCTCCCCAGGCGGTCGATGAAATCACGATCACCAGCGTCACCGGTCAGGTGATCCACGGTCAGTACGTCGAATCGTGCTTTCTGCCGGAGATGCTCGCCCAGGGCCGCTTCAAGACCGCCATGCGCAAGATCCTCAATGCCATGGCCCTGGTCCAGAAGCGCGGCATCGACATTACGGCCCTGGGAGGCTTCTCGTCGATCATCTTCGAGAATTTCAGCCTCGATAAATTGCTCAACGTCCGCGACATCACCCTCGACATCCAGCGCTTCACCACCGGCAACACCCACACGGCCTACATCCTTTGTCAGCAGGTCGAGCAGGGTGCGGTACGCTACGGCATCGATCCGGCCAAAGCGACCGTGGCGGTAGTCGGGGCCACCGGCGACATCGGTAGCGCCGTCTGCCGATGGCTCACCGACCGCGCCGGCATCCACGAACTCTTGCTGGTGGCCCGCGACGCCGAAAGGCTCGACCGGCTGCAGCAGGAACTCGGCACCGGTCGGATCCTGCCGGTCGAAGAAGCACTTCCCAAAGCCGACATCGTCGTCTGGGTCGCCTCGATGAACCAGGGCATGGCCATCGACCCCGCCGGCCTGCGCACCCCCTGCCTGCTCATCGACGGCGGCTACCCCAAGAACATGGCCGGCACCCTGCAGCGCCCGGGCATCCATATCCTCGACGGCGGCATGGTCGAGCACTCGCTCGACATCGACTGGCAGATCATGTCGTTTCTAAATGTGCCCAACCCCGCCCGCCAGTTCTTCGCCTGCTTCGCCGAGTCGATGCTGCTGGAATTCGAAGGGCTTCACTTCAATTTTTCCTGGGGCCGCAACCACATCACCGTCGAGAAGATGGCCCAGATCGGCTCGCTGTCTAAAAAACATGGCTTTCGTCCCCTGCTTGAACCCAGTCAGCGCAGCGGCGAACTCGTACACGGATAA
- a CDS encoding aldehyde oxygenase (deformylating) — protein MNRTAPSSAALDYRSDTYRDAYSRINAIVLEGEREAHANYLTLAEMLPDHAEALKKLAAMENRHFKGFQSCARNLEVTPDDPFARAYFEQLDGNFQQAAAEGDLTTCMVIQALIIECFAIAAYNVYIPVADAFARKVTEGVVKDEYTHLNFGQQWLKERFVTVREGIERANAQNLPIVWRMLNAVEADTEVLQMDKEAIVEDFMIAYGEALGDIGFSMRDVMKMSARGLASAPRQ, from the coding sequence GTGAACCGAACCGCACCGTCCAGCGCCGCGCTTGATTACCGCTCCGACACCTACCGCGATGCGTACTCCCGCATCAATGCCATCGTCCTTGAAGGCGAGCGGGAAGCCCACGCCAACTACCTTACCCTCGCTGAGATGCTGCCGGACCATGCCGAGGCGCTCAAAAAACTGGCCGCGATGGAAAATCGCCACTTCAAAGGCTTCCAGTCCTGCGCCCGCAACCTCGAAGTCACGCCGGACGACCCGTTTGCAAGGGCCTACTTCGAACAGCTCGACGGCAACTTTCAGCAGGCGGCGGCAGAAGGTGACCTTACCACCTGCATGGTCATCCAGGCACTGATCATCGAGTGCTTCGCAATTGCGGCCTACAACGTCTACATTCCGGTGGCCGACGCGTTTGCCCGCAAGGTGACCGAGGGCGTCGTCAAGGACGAGTACACCCACCTCAACTTTGGGCAGCAGTGGCTCAAAGAGCGCTTCGTGACCGTGCGCGAGGGCATCGAGCGCGCCAACGCCCAGAATCTGCCCATCGTCTGGCGGATGCTCAACGCCGTCGAAGCGGACACCGAAGTGCTGCAGATGGATAAAGAAGCGATCGTCGAAGACTTTATGATCGCCTACGGTGAAGCCTTGGGCGACATCGGTTTTTCGATGCGCGACGTGATGAAGATGTCCGCCCGCGGCCTTGCCTCTGCCCCCCGCCAGTGA
- a CDS encoding diacylglycerol/polyprenol kinase family protein, which produces MDEDAVIAWWWQVVAIGLYVGSVLGIAQWLASRGIADERTRKFVHIATGNIILLAWWLAVPLWLALAFGAAFCAVTLLSYRYRLLGSVGGVDRKSWGTFFYSLSITLLIAFYWPQNLQVVAAVGILVMTWGDAVAALVGQTWGRCEYKVLGMRKTVEGSLAMAVVSFAVCLLLLGFTCGWSLPMVLSALAIAGAATGLEVISVGGIDNLTVPLGSALLTQGLIQAFL; this is translated from the coding sequence GTGGACGAGGATGCGGTGATCGCTTGGTGGTGGCAGGTTGTCGCGATCGGCCTGTACGTGGGCAGCGTGCTGGGGATTGCCCAGTGGCTTGCTTCTCGGGGGATAGCCGACGAGCGCACCCGCAAATTCGTCCACATCGCCACCGGCAATATCATTTTGCTGGCCTGGTGGCTCGCGGTGCCCCTGTGGCTCGCCCTGGCCTTTGGGGCGGCTTTTTGTGCCGTGACGCTGCTTTCTTATCGCTACCGGCTTTTGGGGAGCGTCGGCGGGGTGGACCGCAAAAGTTGGGGGACGTTCTTTTATTCACTGAGTATTACGCTGCTGATCGCCTTTTACTGGCCCCAGAATCTGCAGGTGGTGGCGGCGGTGGGCATTCTCGTGATGACCTGGGGCGATGCCGTGGCCGCTTTGGTGGGTCAAACCTGGGGGCGGTGCGAATACAAAGTGCTGGGCATGCGCAAGACCGTGGAAGGATCGCTGGCGATGGCCGTGGTGAGCTTTGCCGTTTGCCTGTTGCTTCTGGGTTTTACTTGCGGGTGGAGCCTGCCCATGGTGCTGAGTGCTCTCGCCATTGCCGGTGCCGCCACGGGTCTGGAAGTAATCTCAGTGGGCGGCATCGATAATTTGACGGTGCCTCTGGGTAGTGCTTTGCTGACGCAGGGCCTTATTCAGGCATTTTTATAA
- the pnp gene encoding polyribonucleotide nucleotidyltransferase, with translation MIEYRKSVTVHGREIGLSTGVLAQLAGGSVLVQSGETAVLVTATMASKPREGIDFFPLLVDYEERLYAAGRIPGSFVRREGRPPEKAILAARLIDRPLRPLFPKGFINDVQIVATVLALDMNVPPDILAILGASTATMLAGIPFDGPVAATRVGLMGDDFIINPTYKEIEEGELDLVVAGTKNGIMMVEAGANCLPEEDIIDAIDYGYEAVQAMLTAQEEFIRDLKIEPMAFVAPANDPVLVSFVEEKASEAVAEVLRSFELSKDERDAKLDAIEAELGTTFAGLGEEDPLREKAAANASKLPALFKSTTKKLMRKQILVEGKRVDGRSLDEVRPISSAVRVIPRVHGCGLFTRGTTQVLSVVTLGTASDAQELDDLHPDDSKRYMHHYNFPGFSVGEVKPLRGVGRREVGHGALAERAIVPILPEHEQFPYVIRVVSEVLSSNGSTSMGSVCASTLALMDAGVPIREPVSGVAMGLIKEGDEVRILTDIQGIEDFLGDMDFKVAGTRDGITALQMDIKIQGITLQILEAAIQQSKAGRLHILEKMLIAIDKPRVELSPYAPRLLTLKIPVDMIGLVIGPGGKTIKRIVEETGAKVDIEDDGTVVVSSIDGAKALAAKQIIEGMTRTVEVDKVYLGTVTRIIPNLGAFVEVMPGKEGLVHISQLAEHRVRKVEDELNVGDEVVVKVKEIDQKGRINLTRRGIHPSEVEEARGQ, from the coding sequence ATGATCGAGTACAGAAAGTCTGTCACAGTCCACGGACGCGAGATCGGGTTGAGTACCGGCGTCCTGGCGCAGTTGGCGGGCGGTTCGGTGTTGGTGCAGTCGGGGGAGACTGCGGTATTGGTGACGGCCACGATGGCCAGCAAACCCCGGGAGGGGATCGACTTCTTTCCATTGCTGGTGGATTACGAAGAACGCCTGTACGCGGCCGGACGCATTCCAGGCAGTTTCGTGCGCCGCGAAGGCCGCCCGCCCGAAAAAGCAATTCTTGCCGCCCGCCTGATTGACCGGCCGCTGCGGCCCCTCTTTCCAAAGGGCTTCATCAACGACGTGCAGATCGTGGCGACGGTGCTTGCCCTCGATATGAACGTGCCGCCGGATATCCTTGCCATCCTCGGCGCCTCGACGGCGACCATGCTCGCGGGCATTCCCTTCGACGGACCGGTGGCGGCTACCCGCGTCGGTTTGATGGGCGACGATTTCATCATCAACCCCACCTACAAAGAGATCGAAGAGGGCGAACTCGACTTAGTAGTGGCGGGCACCAAAAACGGGATCATGATGGTCGAGGCCGGGGCCAACTGCCTGCCCGAGGAGGACATCATCGATGCCATCGACTACGGCTACGAGGCGGTCCAGGCGATGCTCACCGCCCAGGAGGAGTTCATCCGCGACCTGAAGATTGAGCCGATGGCCTTCGTCGCCCCCGCCAACGACCCGGTGCTGGTTTCCTTTGTCGAAGAGAAAGCTTCCGAGGCGGTCGCCGAGGTGCTGCGCAGCTTCGAGCTGAGCAAAGACGAGCGCGACGCCAAGCTCGACGCTATCGAGGCAGAACTGGGGACCACCTTTGCAGGTCTGGGCGAAGAAGACCCCCTGCGCGAGAAAGCGGCCGCCAATGCCAGCAAGTTGCCGGCGCTCTTCAAATCCACCACCAAAAAGCTGATGCGCAAGCAGATCCTGGTGGAGGGCAAGCGTGTCGACGGCCGTTCCCTCGACGAGGTGCGTCCCATCTCAAGTGCCGTGCGGGTGATCCCGCGGGTGCACGGTTGTGGCCTGTTCACCCGGGGCACCACCCAGGTGCTCTCGGTGGTGACCCTGGGCACCGCCTCCGACGCCCAGGAACTCGACGATCTGCACCCGGACGATTCCAAGCGCTACATGCACCACTACAACTTTCCGGGTTTTTCGGTGGGCGAAGTGAAGCCCCTGCGCGGCGTCGGCCGCCGCGAAGTGGGCCACGGCGCCCTCGCCGAGCGCGCCATCGTGCCGATCCTGCCCGAGCACGAGCAGTTTCCTTACGTGATCCGCGTCGTCTCCGAGGTGCTCTCCTCCAACGGTTCAACCTCGATGGGCTCGGTGTGCGCCTCGACCCTCGCCCTGATGGATGCCGGGGTGCCCATCCGCGAACCGGTCTCCGGGGTGGCGATGGGTCTAATTAAAGAAGGCGACGAAGTGCGCATCCTCACCGACATCCAGGGCATCGAGGATTTTCTGGGGGACATGGACTTCAAGGTGGCGGGCACCCGCGACGGGATCACCGCGCTGCAGATGGACATTAAAATCCAGGGGATCACCCTGCAGATCCTCGAAGCCGCCATCCAGCAGTCCAAGGCGGGCCGACTGCACATCCTGGAGAAGATGCTGATCGCCATCGACAAACCGCGGGTCGAACTGTCGCCCTACGCGCCGCGCCTGCTCACCCTCAAGATCCCGGTCGACATGATCGGTCTGGTGATTGGTCCCGGCGGTAAGACGATCAAGCGCATCGTCGAGGAGACCGGCGCCAAGGTCGATATCGAAGACGACGGCACCGTGGTGGTTTCTTCGATAGACGGGGCGAAGGCTCTGGCTGCCAAGCAGATCATCGAGGGGATGACCCGCACCGTCGAAGTCGACAAAGTTTATCTGGGTACGGTCACCCGGATTATCCCCAACCTGGGGGCTTTCGTCGAAGTCATGCCCGGCAAAGAGGGCTTAGTGCATATCTCACAGCTTGCTGAGCACCGGGTGCGCAAAGTCGAAGACGAACTGAACGTCGGCGACGAAGTCGTCGTGAAAGTCAAAGAGATCGATCAAAAAGGCCGCATCAACCTCACCCGCCGGGGAATCCACCCGAGCGAGGTCGAGGAGGCGCGGGGGCAGTAG